The following DNA comes from Pristis pectinata isolate sPriPec2 chromosome 33, sPriPec2.1.pri, whole genome shotgun sequence.
TGTGGAtcaagatccttcattagaaccggaaaaataaaaagaaactgttttaaattgcagagagggggaggtgaagaGAACGTCTGTGATAGGCCACAGAGCAGCACTGTCAAGGTAACAAGTAGTTTAAAAACTGGCAGATGGAACAAAATGAGACATAACAAATTGAATCTAAGACactgctgcatctgtgggaagaagtgGGGTTTACCTGAATTTGTTAGAGTCAtaaggcacagaagcaggcccttcggcccaactggtccatgctgaccaagatgcccatccaagctaaacTCAATATCAAGTCTTGAGGGCTGTATCCTgcctagttggaagatgaggttcCTCGAGCTAATGCTAGGTACCATTAGAGTAATGCAGGTGGTGgaggacagagaggtcaaaagagggaaggagatggagaattaaatttaCAGGTGACTAAATCTCAGAGTCACCCTTGTCGACTACAAAGCAGTGGGCtgatctccagtgcagaggagactacattgtgaacaccgaatgcaataTACCAAACTGGAGGCAGTGTAagtgctgtttcacctggaaggaaagTTTTGGTCCCTGGAAGGtcgggaagggaggagggaaagcACAGGCATTGCATCTTCCACAGTTGCAAGTGGAAGTGCAGTCAGGAATGATTggtgatggaagagtggaccaaggggtcacagagggaacagtcccttctgGACGCTGAAAGCagagggaagatgtggctggtggtgggatcttgttggaaGTGGTGGAAATTATGACGATCCATTGAAGGTGGATACTGGAGGACAAGGAgaagactataagacataggagcagaattaggccatttggcccattgagtctgctctgccattcaatcatggctgacttatttttccctctcaaccccattctcctgccttctgcctgTAACCTTtcatacccttactaatcaagaacctatcaacctccgctttaaatatacttaatgatttggcctccacagctgtctgtggcaatgaattccacatattcaccaccccctggctaaataaattcctcctcagttctaaagggacatccttctattctgaggctgtgccctctggtcctagactctcccactactggaaacatcctctccacatccactctattcacTATTCGGtagcatttcaatgagatcccccgttcatccttctaaactccagcgagtacaggcccagagccatcaaacgctcctcatacgttaaccctttcattccctggatcattcttgtaaacctcctctggactctctccaatgccagcacatctttccttagatatggggcccaaaactgctcacaatactccaaatgtggtctgaccaacgtcttataaagcctcagcattacatccttacttttacagtctagtcctcttgaagtgactgataatattgcatttgccttccttactatcgacTCAGCCTGCAGAACTTTATTCTGGCTGGGACAAGAGGGGATGAGAGTAGATGAGCAGGAAATACGGAAAAGGCAACTGAGAGGGatgtcaactatggtagagggaaagccacagttaaagaaaaaggaagacatctcaaaaGGCACTGATGTGGAAAATCTTGTCACCTAAACACACATGACAGAGAAAgtaggagaatggaatgaagttcTGACAGGAAGCAGAATAGGAGGAGATGTAGAGATACCtgtgagagcaggaagcagctcACAACTGTGTCAACTAAaagactttccacaccagtgccgtactttttccttaaccatggcttgCACCGTAACTGACAGACTCTCAAcgcatctcctctgtttcccacacatctgctctcaccctctgTCCTGCCAGAACAAGGTTAGGATTTCCCATCCCACCCACTGGCCACCACATTCAACAGACCATTCTATATAATTTCACCACCTTcaacaggattccaccaccagaccccTTTTCCCTTTCTATTCCCAAGCTGCATTTTGATAGGACCCTTCACTCCACAGCTCCctagtccactcttccatctccaccaaccactccccttgcCATAGCACTTTCCAATACAGCTGTGGGACATGTAATACCTGCCCTTTACCTCCTCTACCTCATTCAGGGACtgaaacactccttccaggtgaagaagtaattcacttgcacttcttccaacttaGTGTACTGCGCTTATGATGTGGTCTCCACTACGTCAGAGAAATTTGCTGCAAGGGTTCGGACGGTGCAAAGTCGGCCAATATCTGTTCCTGATGACAACCCACTGTGGCACATGACGGCTCTCAGTACAAGTTCTGCCTGGCACTCGCGATCTGGACAGCACAACAGGTCGATAATTTCTGACTGATATCACAGCCCAtcacaattctgtcatccagactGCAGATCAGTCATTACACAGCGAACATGAGCAGAAACATGGGCTGATTTCTTCTTTCAGCTGCTGGCGAATAACTGGACGTTGACCAGGAGCATCTACCTCTAATGCAGGAATATCTGGACATTGATCAGAggaggaaccctggctgattttcccctctctctaacGCAAGGATCACTGAACAGTAAACAGGAGCAGAAACAAAGTTCCCCTTTCCATAACCTAGGTGCACTAAAGACCAGCCACATCTGAATTCACTGAGACTGTGCTCCTATATTCCTTTCTCCCATCCACTGGCTGTAATGTGTAAACCCTCACTAAAACTCACTGCCTCTCCTTTTCTTCAAGAAGCTCCTTAAATACCTTCCCTCTGACCAGGCCTCCAACCACCTGTCCTCATCTCCTCCTTCTCTGTCAGCACTTATCTGATAGGGCTCCTGTGATGCGCTTTGGCAGACAAGAGAGGGAACTAGGGAGTAAAATGAGCAGGCTCAGTGGCCAAGTGACCTACATTTCTTTCCATATATCCGCACACAAACTGGGTTTCTTAGCAAAAATAATTTCTGGAGGGACTCAGAAGGTCATGCGGCATTTGTGGGGGAAatggaattattgacatttcaggttgaaatcctggatTCGTTAGTTTGACATTAGTGACAAAACCCTTGTTTAAACTAGTTAGCTGATCCGTTCCACAATATTACTTTAAATATGTACATTATCATGAACAATGAGATATCCTGACAACAAGAGTCTGTCTTTTAATTCCACTAAAACTGATAATCATTCAGCTAGCGCAGAGAACCACCTGTTCCAATTGATTGGTGGCTTTTGCCACTTTCaaccattgaatataaaagttgggaagtcatgttgcagctgtatgaaacttcaGATAGACCacatttgagtattgtgtgcagttctggttgccatatcacaggaaggatatggaggctttggagagggtgcagaagaggtcaccaggatattgcctgaattggagagcatcaGCTATTAGGAAagtttgaacaaacttggattattttctctggaacatcggcagctgagggacgacctgacacaagtatacaaaattatgagaggcagagataaggcagGTAGTCGGAGTCTTTCTCccacagtagaaatgtcaaagGTTAATGCTAAAGGTTTATGGTGAGGGGGCAAAGTTTAAAACAGtattgcaagacaagttcttttcCTTTAAAAACACACAGACAGTAGCAGATGTCTGGAAGATGCTGCCAGAGCTGGTGGTAGAAGCAGTCATAGCAACGCTTAAGAGGCATccaggcagacacatgaacaggcagggaatagagggataaggaccatgtgcaggcagatgggattagttggattggcatcatggtcagcacagacacggtgggccgaaaggcctgttcctgagttgtactgttctatgttctatatttaatgaaagcacctcacattcttctaaactcaagaagaTATAGACCCAGGTTAACTTAATCTTTTCTCATAGGACAAACCCACACCCCATCATCTctagaatcaatctggtgaacctttgttgaacTCCCTCTATCATAGGTTAATCCTTTCTTAGGTAGTGAGACCAGgcctgtacacaatagtccaggtgCAGTTCACCAGTGTCCTACATAATCACAGGAAGATATCTTTAGTGTTAAACCTCACAATaccactgcagttttttttcagtttcacCTGACATTCAGAGTCGATGAGCATGTgagacagaataggttacagggaattatggagctgatgggaataggtctgggagccagcatagattcagtgGCCCAAAAAGCCtcctctgtcataaggaaatatgagaaaatgagaaataaaagcagaaaatgctggaaacactcagcaggtcaggtagcatctgtggagagagaatgagagttaACATCATAGGTTCTAGACTGAAGAATATGGTAACAAGGTATTGTTGAGGTAAAACATTCCacaacattattttgaagaagggaAGAAGAATTTTTCAGTGTCCTGATCAAGGTATTCCCTTCAACCAACATTCAAGTGATTCGATGGCTGCAAATCAGAATGTCCTCAGATTGGAAAAGGTGCTAATTAAATGCAAGTTCTCTCGCTCCAAAAAGCAAAtcgtttcaaaataaaaaatctCAGCCAGCTGAATGTTGCAaagccaattatttttttaataaaattcctTACAAAAGTAACTTTACTCCACAAAACAGGACAAGGGATTCTAAACTGATAACATGACTCCGTCTAACAAAAGATGACAACTCCTTCCACTCTGACAGTCCAAGAACTTCAAAATAATGGAAAGCAGAATTCATTGCCTGCTAACCTGAATGTCTGCGTTGGCCATGGAGTGCAGGGAGAACAATAGCCACACAAATAGAACTGGATTATGTGTTACAAGAAATCCCAATCCCACCTTCACCATCTGAACTGAAGCGATTTTCAGTGCACCTTTTCCTAATGCTCTCTCCACAGCAACTGGTCCTGTCGCAGTGGCTCTTGATGCTTCTTTCAGACATCAACTGGTTGACCCATTGTatacaggtatttgtgtgtgtgtgtgagagagacagacagacagacagacagacagacagacacagagagggaGATGTGTAAAGAAAGAGAGAAGCAAAGACAGAAACGGAGCTCACATCAGGAAGAGGATGCACTGCAGTGAAACAgggtgagagagtgagaaagcTAACCTCTGGTGGCCCTTACTGTAGGTAAGCCAGACAGGGTGCCCTCATGTAGAGGAGGCTGTTGATTATAATGTGGTCACTCCACTGGGCAGAAAGAGGGAGTGACAAGGGGCCGTCTCACACAATAGATTGGATGTGTTCCAGCTTCTCCTCGTACATACGATGGAATGCTTTAGCCAGGCTCAGGAATGGAGTGTTGCAGTTCTCCATCTCTTTCTGGAATAACAGAGAGTGAAAGATGCTCAAAGGCAAAATGCAGCTTCAAAATTATCCCCAACCCTTCCCTTCACACCAGTGTGCAACACTCCCAGCTAACCTCTGGAAAGACCTTTAGGTTGCTTGCTGTCACTCACCTTTCTCTCCTCTTTAAACGTCATTATTTTATCTTCAGTTTGTGCATTCTTCTACATAGTTATGCATTTTCACCTCCAGCTCAGTCACAGGAGCATCAGTAGCAGTTACACACTCATGCAGTAGAGCAGAGTCAGGTTGGAGGCTAGCAGAAGGTTCATGGGTCGTTAATGAGCTTCCCTCACTGAGAATGGCTGCAGCTCCCTTAACCGCCTTGACTGAACAGCTCTACCTCAGTAGCTGGAAACTAATGCACCTGCCCTCCCTAACCAGCCCTCTCCAATCCAAATTATCTAGTTCAACAGCTCAGTGCACTCAATCGAATGAGAGCTTTTCAAGTAGTTAGTTCCCACCTCACTCAGTATATGTCAATCACTgctctgtgttctcactctcacTTTCTGAGTCAGAAGCCATGGACTCAAGTCACTCTTCAGTGTCAAAAGTTTAGGCTGATATCCCCAGTCTGGTACTGATAGAATGccacaatattaaaaaaatcctccTTCAGATGAGCAAGGGTTAACATAAAAGATCATGGCACAGTTCTGAAGAAAAGCAGCTTACCTCCCGTGTTCTGACTAATATCCATCCCTAAATCAACATTAGTTAAATCAACATCATTAAGATCAATTATTCCGTCAAtgccacattgctgtttgttggaactCACTATAGGCAAATTATCCACCACATTTTCTAAATTACAGTACTGTCCAAACCTCACAAGTAATTTGTTGCTAGTAAAACACTTTATGAGTTCCTGAGATAATGAAAGATGACTCAAGGCCTGGCTGAAAGTTACTTCCTGACAGGTAGGATGGCCACGTGGTGAGATGTGGCTTGTGGGTTGACGTGCAGCAACCCGGATCCTGGCAAATagctctttggggagaaggaggaagagggaaaCAGAGCAGTATTGTTCCCTGTACTTACAGCGGAGGTCTCAAAGTATTCCAGACCCTGCCTGGCTGCCCATTCctgtgcctgtgtgtactccaCCATTCGCCTGCTTGCTAAATCCATCTTGTTGCCCACGAGAACTCCTGCAAACCAATAAAACAAACAATAGAACTAAGGTACAAGATTTAAAGTGGAAAACTTCCGCTTAATTATACACAGTTTCCTACATTCTACAATGACATCCCTGGAGCGATAGAAGCACTGACCTGGCAGCTGGCCGTTGGGAGCCTGAGCTCGGGCCCTTTCCAGCCACTTTGTACAGCTGTTGAAGGACATTGCATTGGTGATGTCATACACAAGGCAGATGGCCCCTGCAAGCTCCCACTGATTAAATTAAGCAAATACAGAGTGATTTAAAATTCCTATTTTTTCATCATCAATGGATTTAAACATTGCAACTATcacatgggcagcacagtggtgcagctagtagatccaCTGCCACTgcactggagacctgggttcaatcctgacctcgggtgctgcctacacattgtccctgtgaccccATGAGTTTCCCTGAGTGAtgcggttccctcccacatcccaaagacacgtaggttggtaggttaattggtcactataaattacccctagtgtgcaggtgagtggtagaatctgggtgaggtcggggtgggggagggaagatggaGTGAATAAGAATAGGATTAatgggtaggattagtataaatgggtgctcgatggtcagtgtggacagtggaccaaagagcttgtttccatgctctctaGGACTATGACTTTAGCACCCTAAATGAGAATAACTGCAGcaatttaagaaggcagctctccactgccttctcaagggcaattacggACGGTCAATAAATGGTGGCTTAGCCAGTAATGCCATATCCAGTGAATGagtaaaacagaagaaaaatcaaATTATCCTATGGAAACTGCACTCAGCTGTGGATAGCCTTAGGCTCCATTTCAGTGCAATATTCAAATCAGATAGGCAAGTTCCAGAACAAAAGGCAACACTGTGACCCCAGGGAAAACCATTCAGCAGAGCGCCCAACTTGCAAGATAAACAATCTAGACAAAACAAGTTCATAACTCCTCCACATGACTATAAGGGAATCAAGCAAGCAAAGCTGCTGAATTCTCGTAAAAATCACTTTAAGGAAAACTAGACTGCAGCAAAATAGCAAATTCAAGGAGcacaatgaagtagagccatcaAATAAGGAGCTCATTTTGCACCTAATGGCAGTAAGGAGAAACGCAAAAAAGCaagagcagttaaaaatcaacccatttacactagacTACATTCAAACATGTACCAACCCAGGGAGAGGATGGTGCTCGCATTCATTTCATTGCTAGTCATCTAGCATAGCCAGAGTAGCATGCAACATCATCCCTAGGAATCaaacaaaaactacagatgttggaaatctgacataaaaacagagaatgctggaaacgctcagtatctatggaaagagaaacagagttaacatttcaggatgaagactCTTTTGATGATATaattccttttcctttcccacagaccctgcctgacctgctgagtgtttccagcattttctgttgttatctgAGTCATCTTTGGGAATGCTTTGATCCATAGCCTATGTGTTGCTTCACAGTGATGTTGGAAATGGCCTAATGGTAAATGCCTGCCCTATTTGGCACAAGTAGCAAGGTTGCCTCATTGAGAGTCAAATCCACTAATCGATCACCGTACTTGACTTTCCACCATGTCATAGAAGATCTCTTTCCCTGAAGAATCAAATAGGAAAAGCTCCTGGGAACAGAGAAGAGAGGGAGAATATAACAAATCAATGTCCAATTGCTGAAAGCCACACTAAACAGAAGCagataaaaattttttaaaactgcatatATGGAAATCTTAAACAAAACATAGATAATGCTAGAaaatctcagcagatcagacaacatctgtggatatAGAAACAGTCAAGAGTTTCAGAAGGGTCACAAACCTAAAACatggactgtttctcttcccacagatgctgcctgactttgtgagttttgccagcattttctgtttttgtactaAACAGGAACAGTTTGGTATTTCAGATAGAATGGTCAAGTTTCTTAAATACTCACCACACTGTCCGACGTGTCTGGGATAGAGATTGGATTTACAAAGATATCCACTCCAGTTGTCTAAACAGAAGAAGGAGTGTTAGTACATCCACGCTCCAATTTCCATGCCATTCTGTAACCTCACTAACTAGACCTCAATAAACCAACCACATTTACAAAATTCAAACCCAAATAAATTCCTGGAAGGTGGATCACAATTGGGATGATGGTGGCTTAGTGATCAAGTTACAAGTAATTTAGAagtctggactaacaatccagaggccacagttcgaatcccaccatggcaactatgGAACTtatattcagttaataatctgcaatttaaaaaacaaattagtCATTACTAATGATGACCACAAATGTCCTATTGTCtgtcaggaaagaaaatctgccatcatcACCCAGTCTGGCCAATAACATCTCTCCAGACTAGCcaatgtgcttgactcttaaATGCTCTGGAAAGCCACTTAGTTCATAGCCTTGTAAGCGACAGCAAGAAAAATcaataagtaaaacaaaaagctCAATGAAGCCCAGAAAAGTCAGCACTGGAATCTAGTATCTATACTGAAATATTGCCTCCCAACAGTatgctcctccccaccaccccctcccctgaaaCCATCTTCCATGTTGTGTCCAGGCAGGTGAGTAAGGATCAACAGGGGAGTAGTTGTCACATCTCACCAACTTTCAGAAAAGTTACAAAGATCCTAGAAGATCTGTACAATATAATTTCTCCACATCTTCAACTGCCTTACTGATAAAAACCTATGGATCTTAAAGCTCCAAATGACCTCTGGCATCCACAGCCCATTGGTAGAGAGAATTCAAGATTTCTACTACCCCTTGTATGACAATATGCACCTGATTTCACTCCTAAAAGCCCTGGCTTGATCTTAAGATTACAAACATGATGCAGCTGTCAACCATAACACCTCACAAGCGTGCTCtagcattcagtaagatcatggctgattctccaATTTAACTCCATTTTTCAACCTGAATTTGTCCAAAACATATGGATCTCAATCTTGAATTACCGATGAGCACCCAATGCCCTCTTGGGATggtgaattccaaatatttacaacTCTGAAGGAGTTTCTTATCTCAATGCTAAATAAACAATCCTTTATCTTGAGTCTATCCTCCTTAGTTTTAGCCTCTACACTTTAAGGAAATATCTTTCCAGCATACTTTAGTCTTCTCCGGATCTCACAATATATCAATGCAATTACTATCTTTCTTCTGAAGTCTAAAGGATGGAGGCCCTTCCTGCTCAATCCCTCCTTGCAACCCAACATTATGCAACCTGTCCTCACAATGTAATCCTTTAATCCTGACATCAGGTTATTTTTCACTATTAAAATTCCTGTCAAGATGATCCTGCCCAACGCTGCTTTCTGGCCACGTGTTTCTAACCACCTCACAGTTGGTTCCACTCATCTTTGTTACATTAAAACCCATTCCtgaaccaatcagcacaaccctaatcactagtttggcaacactatgaccactttgcactaaaatggactttgtttttttttgttctaattgtgttctttcttgtaagaagtATGTATAATTTaggcttaatttatgtttttcttgtgaatgctgctcatatgacgctgtgtgcctgtgatgctgttgcaagttagtttttcattgcacctgtgaagtcaagacaataaactcgacttcgacctGTTATTGCACCATGTCCACGCTTTGCTTTAAAGCCTTTCTCAGCAAATGGGGAGGGCAACAGCTGCTCCAAGCAGATTTCTACTGTCTTGTAGTTCCTCTCAGCATCTTTCTGAGACAACAGGCTGCATGTGTTTCTAGCACAGGGGGAGCAATTAAGCCATCtcccaaatgtcttcttcaaccAATTTATTAGATTTTTGCAATTCCACAGTTCCACTTGAAGCAACAAGGCCCTAAAGCTCCTTAAGTCTTTACctctgaaaacaaa
Coding sequences within:
- the ift27 gene encoding intraflagellar transport protein 27 homolog; translation: MVKLRAKCLLAGDSTVGKSALVQVFRSESAHFLKNYTLTTGVDIFVNPISIPDTSDSVELFLFDSSGKEIFYDMVESQWELAGAICLVYDITNAMSFNSCTKWLERARAQAPNGQLPGVLVGNKMDLASRRMVEYTQAQEWAARQGLEYFETSAKEMENCNTPFLSLAKAFHRMYEEKLEHIQSIV